Proteins encoded in a region of the Candidatus Cloacimonadota bacterium genome:
- a CDS encoding calcium/sodium antiporter has product MLPYFLLIFGFILLAKGADFFIDGASEIAQYFHVSPLFIGLTLAAFGTSAPEAAVSIKATLSGVNGIALGNVIGSNIANICLAIGIAALIKPLFFENTTSKKELPFLVLSTFIIFLFCLDFTNSHSATSMISRTEGIILLVLMVVFLFYLSRMAKNDRKQTDRNILHPKISLPKNILLTVVGGVAIIIGGNITVSNATLIAKIWGVSDKVIGISIVAFGTSVPEIVTAIVAIKKNQISIAVGNIVGSNLFNILFVLGIASTIKNISLSSDVIFDAGVCLFITILFFLFSKIHKKIGKLQGLILIVFYIGYMFSLFIIK; this is encoded by the coding sequence ATGCTTCCATATTTTCTGCTTATTTTCGGATTCATCCTGCTCGCAAAAGGAGCAGACTTTTTCATTGATGGTGCTTCCGAGATTGCCCAATATTTCCATGTATCTCCCCTTTTTATCGGATTGACTTTGGCAGCTTTCGGAACAAGCGCTCCGGAGGCGGCGGTTAGCATAAAAGCTACCCTCTCAGGAGTTAATGGAATTGCTCTTGGGAATGTGATTGGTAGTAATATAGCAAATATTTGCTTAGCTATCGGCATAGCAGCCCTTATCAAACCACTGTTCTTTGAAAACACAACAAGTAAAAAGGAGCTACCATTCCTTGTTCTATCAACATTCATAATTTTTTTATTCTGCTTAGATTTTACAAATTCCCACAGTGCAACATCTATGATCTCACGCACAGAGGGAATCATTCTTCTTGTTCTAATGGTCGTTTTTTTATTTTATCTTTCCAGAATGGCTAAAAATGATAGAAAACAAACTGATAGAAATATTCTTCATCCGAAAATTTCCTTACCAAAAAATATTCTGCTGACGGTAGTCGGTGGTGTTGCAATAATCATTGGTGGAAATATTACAGTTTCAAATGCAACTCTAATTGCAAAAATCTGGGGTGTGAGCGACAAAGTAATCGGCATATCTATCGTAGCGTTCGGAACATCTGTTCCGGAAATCGTAACCGCAATTGTAGCGATAAAGAAAAATCAAATTTCGATTGCTGTGGGAAATATCGTGGGAAGCAATCTTTTTAATATTCTATTTGTATTGGGAATCGCTTCTACAATCAAAAATATTTCGCTCTCGTCAGACGTAATTTTTGATGCGGGAGTCTGCCTGTTCATTACGATTTTATTTTTCCTTTTTTCAAAAATTCACAAAAAAATCGGAAAACTTCAAGGCTTGATCCTGATAGTTTTTTATATTGGATATATGTTTTCACTTTTTATCATAAAATAG
- a CDS encoding MBL fold metallo-hydrolase — protein sequence PRITHLSILSSKHFFSINLTRNHHLKSLQKNKFYEWLMKISLLASGSKGNSIVVVGKKSALMIDAGLSGKKIFERLEMVGVDKEIISAILVTHEHSDHVRGAGIISRKLKIPLYINELTYSETKQRGNRLGKIDRLQFFENGVSFEFGDFLIHPFSVPHDSINNSCFRISEINSDEDLVILTDLGFPTKLVKNKIKNPSTIVLESNHDIGKLINGPYEWHLKQRIKGKNGHLSNDQAGELMLEIFHPKLKNIILAHLSEENNEPEIAFNSMKKLILENKINCNLYVALQHTPTELIEV from the coding sequence CCAAGAATCACTCATTTATCCATTCTAAGCAGCAAACACTTTTTCTCCATAAATTTGACAAGAAATCACCATCTAAAATCTTTGCAAAAAAATAAATTTTATGAATGGCTTATGAAAATTTCCCTTTTAGCAAGTGGTAGTAAAGGCAACTCCATTGTAGTTGTTGGAAAAAAATCTGCTCTTATGATTGATGCCGGTCTTTCCGGAAAAAAAATATTCGAAAGATTGGAAATGGTAGGTGTAGATAAAGAAATCATCAGTGCGATTCTTGTAACTCACGAGCATTCCGATCATGTTCGCGGTGCTGGAATCATCTCCAGAAAATTAAAAATCCCGCTATATATTAATGAACTCACATACAGCGAAACTAAGCAACGCGGAAATCGGCTCGGAAAAATTGACAGACTTCAATTTTTTGAAAACGGTGTCTCGTTTGAATTCGGTGATTTCCTGATCCACCCCTTTTCCGTTCCACATGACAGTATAAACAATTCCTGCTTTCGTATTTCGGAAATAAATTCCGACGAGGACTTGGTGATACTTACAGACCTTGGTTTCCCAACAAAACTTGTCAAAAATAAAATCAAGAATCCCTCTACAATCGTACTTGAAAGCAATCATGACATTGGTAAATTGATAAATGGTCCCTACGAATGGCATCTCAAACAGCGCATTAAAGGCAAAAACGGGCATCTTTCCAATGATCAGGCAGGTGAACTGATGCTGGAAATATTCCATCCAAAACTGAAGAATATCATCCTCGCACATCTCAGCGAGGAAAACAATGAACCGGAAATCGCTTTTAATTCTATGAAAAAACTTATTCTTGAAAATAAAATAAACTGCAATTTGTATGTTGCTCTCCAGCATACTCCGACGGAACTTATAGAGGTGTAA